The following DNA comes from Microbacterium terregens.
CGCGACGGCCTTGCGCCCAGCAGGTTCTTCGAGGTCGCGGAGGGCGTTTACGCGTTCATCCAAGACGATGGCACCTGGTGGATCAACAACGCTGGCCTCGTGCTCGGCGATGCGGCCGGGATCCTCATCGACACCTGCACAACCGCGCAACGCACGAAGGATCTCCTCAGTTCTGCTGTGGGGGTCAGTGCAGGTCTGCCCCTGCGATACGCGCTGAATACGCACCATCATGGCGACCACACTTTCGGCAACTCTCTCCTGCCCACTGATACGTCCCTGATCGGTCACACGCTCATGCGAGAGGGACTCGTCGCCGAACGCAGCCTTGAAGACTTTCCGCCGTTCTGGACGCCCAAACCAGAGTTGAGCGATCTGAGCAAACGGCTGCCCGATGTCACAATCCATTCCCAGGGGGCGGTACATCTGGGAAGTCGCGCAGTGGAACTGCATCATCCGGGCTACGTCGCGCACACCGCGGGTGACCTCGCGGCATGGGTTCCGGATGTCCGCGTACTCTTCGTCGGAGACCTCCTATTCCCGGGGCACACCCCGATGCTCCTGGCCGGGTCACCAGCCGGGGCGATCCGCGCGCTGGATTGGATCGCAGGGTTCGACGCCGAGGTGATCGTGCCCGGACACGGAGAGGTTGTCGAGCGCTCCGCGATCGATGGTGTGCTCGCAGATCACCGGCGCTACTACGACTTTGTGC
Coding sequences within:
- a CDS encoding MBL fold metallo-hydrolase, which produces MSTANTAETQRDGLAPSRFFEVAEGVYAFIQDDGTWWINNAGLVLGDAAGILIDTCTTAQRTKDLLSSAVGVSAGLPLRYALNTHHHGDHTFGNSLLPTDTSLIGHTLMREGLVAERSLEDFPPFWTPKPELSDLSKRLPDVTIHSQGAVHLGSRAVELHHPGYVAHTAGDLAAWVPDVRVLFVGDLLFPGHTPMLLAGSPAGAIRALDWIAGFDAEVIVPGHGEVVERSAIDGVLADHRRYYDFVLTAAHRGLRNDLTPVEVARSTDLGEFGSLLDSERFILNVHSAYAEADGQRADRATAFTDLITWTGSPVHTRV